A stretch of Bos indicus isolate NIAB-ARS_2022 breed Sahiwal x Tharparkar chromosome 24, NIAB-ARS_B.indTharparkar_mat_pri_1.0, whole genome shotgun sequence DNA encodes these proteins:
- the LOC109577822 gene encoding S-methyl-5'-thioadenosine phosphorylase has protein sequence MSSGATPAAVKIGIIGGTGLDDPEILEGRTEKYVDTPFGKPSDALVLGKIKNVDCVLLARHGRQHTIMPSKVNYQANIWALKEEGCTHVIVTTACGSLKEEIQPGDIIIIDQFIDRTTRRLQTFYDGNHSCARGVCHIPMADPFCPKTREVLIETAKKLGLQCHSKGTVITIEGPRFSSRAESIMFQTWGADVINMTTVPEVVLAKEAGICYESIAMATDYDCWKEHEEAVSVDRVLKTLKENANKAKSLLLTTIPQIGSMEWSETLHNMKKMAQFSVLLPRH, from the coding sequence ATGTCCTCAGGTGCCACTCCCGCTGCCGTGAAGATTGGAATAATTGGTGGAACAGGCCTGGATGATCCAGAAATCTTAGAAGGAAGAACCGAAAAATATGTGGATACTCCATTTGGCAAGCCTTCTGATGCCTTAGTTTTGGGGAAGATAAAGAATGTTGATTGCGTCCTCCTTGCAAGGCATGGGAGGCAGCACACCATCATGCCTTCGAAAGTCAACTATCAGGCGAACATCTGGGCTCTGAAGGAGGAGGGCTGCACACATGTCATAGTGACCACAGCTTGCGGTTCCTTGAAGGAAGAGATTCAGCCTGGCGACATCATCATTATTGATCAGTTCATTGACAGGACTACCAGAAGGCTTCAGACCTTCTATGATGGAAATCATTCCTGTGCCAGAGGAGTGTGCCATATTCCAATGGCTGACCCATTCTGCCCTAAAACAAGAGAGGTCCTCATAGAGACTGCTAAGAAGTTAGGACTCCAGTGCCACTCAAAAGGGACAGTGATCACCATTGAGGGACCTCGTTTCAGCTCCCGGGCAGAAAGCATCATGTTCCAGACCTGGGGGGCAGATGTTATCAACATGACCACAGTTCCAGAGGTGGTTCTTGCTAAGGAGGCGGGAATTTGCTACGAAAGTATCGCCATGGCAACAGATTATGATTGCTGGAAGGAGCATGAGGAAGCGGTTTCAGTGGACCGGGTCTTAAAGACCCTGAAAGAAAATGCCAATAAAGCCAAAAGCTTACTTCTCACTACCATACCTCAGATAGGATCCATGGAATGGTCAGAAACCCTCCATAATATGAAGAAAATGGcccagttttctgttttgttaccaAGACATTAA